Below is a genomic region from Thalassophryne amazonica chromosome 3, fThaAma1.1, whole genome shotgun sequence.
gcgttttgacttccggatcacctatcgcccagggaccaagaaccagagatcggatgccttgtcccgggtacacgaagaggaggtcaaaactgcgctgtcggatccaccggagcccatccttcctgagtccactatcgtggccaccctcacctgggacgtggagaagatcgtccgggaggccctggcacgaagcccggacccgggaactggaccgaaagacagactctacgtcccagcagaggccagggctgcggtcctagacttctgtcacggttccaagctctcctgtcatccgggggtgcgaaggaccgtggcagttgtccggcagcgcttctggtgggcgtctatggaggccgacgtccgggagtacatccaggcctgcaccacctgcgacaggggcaaggctgaccacaggaagtcccaaggactgctccagccgcttcctgtgcctcatcgcccctggtcccacatcggcctggattttgtcacgggcctcccaccgtcccagggcaacaccaccatcctcacaatagtggaccgattctctaaggcggcccacttcgtggccctcccaaagctccctatggcccaggagacagcggacctcctggtccaccacgtcgttgtctgcatgggatacctactgacgttgtctcggatcgtggtccccagttttcctctcaagtctggaggagtttctgcagggaactgggggccaacgtgagcctctcgtccgggtaccatccacagacgaacggacaggcagaacgggccaaccaggagttggaacagaccctccgctgtgtgacatccgcgcacccgacggcctggagcaaccacctggcctggatcgagtatgcacataacagccaggtgtctttcgtcaccggcctctccccgtttgaggtgtgtttggggtaccagcccccattatttcccgtggtggagggagaggtcggtgtgccctcggtccgggcccaccttcggaggtgccgtcgggtgtggcgcaccgcccgttctgccttgttgaaggcccggacgagggccaagacccatgcagaccaccggcggtccccggcccctgcataccagcccgggcaggaggtgtggctatcgacAAAGGACATTCCGCTTCAGGTGCaatcaccgaaactgatggacaggttcatcggacccttccgtatcctcaaggtcctcagccctgccgcagtgaggctccaactcccagcttcactgcagatccacccggtattccacatctccagaatcaaaccacaccacgcctcacccctctgtgctcccggtctggtgccgcctcctgcccggatcattgacggggagctggcctggacagtgcgccggctcctggacgtccgtcgaatgggccgggggttccaatatctggtggactgggaggggtatggacccgaagaacgctcctgggtgaagaggagcttcatcctggatccggccctcctggccgatttctaccgtcgacatcCCGATAAAcctggttgagggggggggtcctgttgtgtgggccgccagaagaggaggtactgctggcccaccaccagagggcgccctgcctgaagtgtgtgttagaggtggaggtggaattcccaccgttgttgctactgggtgtgcacacacccatatcttattgtctctgctccctgccagcagtaccagatccgaccttcgaagacggtggccacctggggactcgggacctggcggctccagtattctccgggttcggtggcggaggaaatcgtgtggttccggttcatctcaggacagacgtcttctatcctcgagcctgcccacacgtcacccttgtgattgactgtctgtaaaattttacattcctctgtgttgtgctcattcacaacagtaaagtgttcatatttgactctttcattgtccgttcatttacgccccctgttgtgggtccgtgtcactacactttcacaacaaaaaaaactggctgctgctgtggttcctcactctctctcccctcagactctgtcataattgtgttataaaccagtcaccatttgttttattatacatctgtgtagttaataaataaagtaaTCTTCACGAATGATTCGTTCGCGCGCACAcgtgaaaaaaaactgtctgccgctgctaccgctgctgctgctctcccctcaaactctccccagagaggaagagtctgacacatcagaggaggagttttaaggttgatataagattgAATTTTGTTTGTGCAAGTAACGTTTTTttggttactagcaccagtgcaagtaggttaaaaaatgtattttgacccctggttttctgaagtgttcctgagcccacatggtaagatcctttacacaatgatgtcagtttttaatgcagtgccgcctgagggatcaaaggtcacagggattcactgttggttttcggccttgctgctgaAAGTTTcttgttctccagattctctgaatcttctgattatattattgactgtagatgatggaatccctaaattccttgcaactgaacattaagaaacattgttcttaaactgttggactattttttttcatgcagttttcacatagtggtgatcctcgccccatctttgcttgtgaacagctgagacttttggggatgctccttttatacccaatcatgacactcacaattagtgtcctcagttcccaaacgcttattgagtgttgttagaaggaaaggtgatgtaccacggtggcaaacataccactgtcccagcttttttgaaacctgttgcaggcatccatttcaaaatgagcaaatatttgcacaaaaacaataaagtttatcagtttgaacattaaatatcttgtctttgtggtgtatttaattgaatataggttgaaggggacttgcaaatcattgtattttgttttatttacattttacacaacgtcccaacttcattggaattgaggttgtacttgCCAGCAACATGTATAGCAGAGTGGGGGAGTGTAATTTTGTGAGCTTGATCACAGATCTAGGTTCTTTTGCAGTATGATAATGCTTCATTGTAAAATACTTACAATATTTACAGGATATGTAAAACTTTTGTAACTGTTTTGCAATGTCTGAAAAATGTAATCCGTTTTACCCCCTTTTTCAAATTTTTATCAGTCCATTGTCCTGAACTGGACTGTGCTAAAACATATTTACATGTAATGTCCTCTTGAGttgataaaatgtttttttgttttcaaggTGCCATGTCTGTGCAGCGGTGCTACATGTCTGATGTGCAGCTGCTGTCCAAACAGCCGGAACTCCACAGTGACTCGAATCATCTATGCCTTTATGCTGCTGCTGGGGACTGTCGTCGCCTGCATCATGCTGTCTCCGGGTGTGGACCAGCAGCTCAAAAGGGTATGAGTGGACTGTGGAAATATAATAGAGACTTCCATTAAGAACAGTGCAGTACCTTAAAGCCTTGTACAGATAGAAGAAGTAATCAAAATACAAGCTCCACTGTGATACTCTGATTTGCCAGTCAAACAACACAATGCTACACAACAAGATGGGACAAATAGCTGTGGTCTAGTTTTTAATTTCAGTCGTAGCATTTCCAAACTGCTTTTCAGGTATTTGTTATGAACACAGAGGAACAAGACTATGTCCTGTGTCTGCCATCTTACCTTTTTAACATTGTGTCTGATGACCTCACATCAAGGCATCTGATCTGACACATTGTGCTGGATTATTATTTTAAAGAAGCACactgcacctgcacacagtgtgaTGTCTTTGTCGTGTAACATTATTCTAACTTGGTGTAGATTCCAGGCTTCTGTGAGGATGGAGCCAGGTCCTCTATCTCTGACCTCAAAGTTGACTTCAACTGTGAAATGATTGTGGGCTACAAGGCAGTGTACCGTGTCTGCTTTGGCATGAGCGTATGGTTCCTGATATTTTCCATTTTGATGATTAATATCAAGAACAGCAGAGACCCACGTGCTGCCATCCACAATGGGTAAGAAATGTGTTAtcatcactaacacagatttgttTAGACTGGCACACTGCATCaggtgcacagtaaattttgcagagtaaaatttactctgctgggatgacatttggtcccagtccaaatagagttaaatgtgctctattacagtgctaaaacaactctatcacagtgtaaaatcaactcttattggagtagaaacacttgatttgacaagatggtagagctgatttcactctataatagagtgtatttttttctctagactgggaccaaatgttatcccggcagagcaTATTTTATTCAGCACAATTTACTGAGTGGTTTACAGATTTTGAGTAGTTTTTAGGAACGaatatctgtctctctgtgtgtgtgtgtgtgtgtgtgtgtgtgtgtgtgtatatatatttttgtccTGACTGTGCAAATGGCCATACATTTCCTAAGTTCTCCatgagtggtattggatgtttgtgtgtggtttcTGACAAGCTTCTCTGACAGGCAGACAAATCTGTTGTCACATACAACCAGAAAAGTGGAGGCAGAAGTAAAAGATGGCATAAAGAACTGGATGCACATCTTACCAAAATAATCCATTGAACCAGTAGCAAATGTTCTCAGGACGAGTCTTCTGGCagtcaacaaaaacaaaaggtttCTCTAGGATGTAGTATTGTATGTAATGGGTAAAACTGAATTGTATCCGATTAATCATGGCTTTCTTATTTAGATAAATATGACATATCAAAGGGTACATTTTACAAGTGCGAAATGCCAGTCCTGTGGTCACTGAGCAGTTATAATCGTTTATTTTGCAATAACATGACACCGTATTGTGACAGTTTGATTTTGGTCATCTGACTTTCTGGATGACTGATATTTAACTTCAAGCAAAGAATATGTAAAAGCATTTTTAATCTAGATTTATATAAACACTTTATGTACTAAACAGTTCATTTGTTTTTAGGTTTTGGTTCTTTAAAATTGGTATCTTGGTGGCAGTTACAGCTGGTGCCTTTTACATTCCAGATGGGCCTTTCAATTATGGTAAGACTTTGACTTTGTTTTTCAACAATAAAGACTTCATTTTAAATCTTATCAAATTCAGACACTCATATTAAATACATGGTTAactccatatgtatttggacattgtactcattttttttttttgttaaaatcaCTGTCTATCAAAGTGAGGCTCACATTGCAGCCTGTCAGCATGTACAATGTAAAAACTGAAGTTTTTGGTGTCTCATTTTAATAgaccaaaagtaattggacaatttCCTGCTGATGCTTTATTTTGGCCAGGTGTGTATTTTTCAAAGGTGTaaaactctggcttcagaaagtagaAGCCCTcccatgtacagtgaggaaaataagtatttgaacaccctgtgattttgcaagttctcccacttagaaatcatggaggggtctgaaattttcatcttaggtgcatgtccactgtgagagacgtaatctaaaaacaaatctggaaatcacaatgtatgattttttaataatttatttgtatgctactgctgcaaataagtatttcaacacctgtgaaaatcaatgttaatatttggtacagtagcctttgtttgcaattacagaggtcaaatgtttcctgtagtttttcaccaggtttgcacacactgcagcagggattttggtccactcctccacacagatcttctctagatctttcaggtttggagtttcagctccctccaaagattttctattgagttcaggtctggagactggccaggccactccaggaccttgaaatgcttcttacggagcccctccttagttgccctggctgtgtatttggggtcattgtcatgctggaagacccagccatgacccatcttcaatgctcttactgagggaaggaggttgtttgccaaaatctcacaatacatgaccccatccatgctcccttcaatacggtgcagtcgtcttgtcccctttgcagaagagcacccccagagtatgatgtttccacccccatgcttcacagttgggatggttttcttggggttgttctcatcttctaaacatggtcagtggagttgattccaaaaagctctattctggtctcatctgaacacatgaccttctcccatgccttctctggatcatccagatggtcactggtgaacttcaaacaggcctggacatgtgctggcttgagcagggggaccttgctgccctgcaggattttaaaccatgacagcatcatgtgttacaaatgtaatctttgtgactgtggtcccagctctcttcaggtcattgaccaggtcctcctgtgtagttctgagctttctcagaatcatccttaccccacaaagtgagatcttgcatggaatcccagaccgagggagattgacagtgatcttgtgcttcttccactttctaataaataatcataacagttgttgtcgtctaccaagctgcttgtctgttgtcctgtagtccatcccagccttgtgcaggtctacagttttgtccctggtgtccatagacagctctttggtcttggctatggtggacaggttggagtgtaattggttgagtgtgtgaacaggtgtcttttatacaggtaagaagttcaaacaggtgcaagtaatacaggtaaagagtgcagaataagagggcttcttaaagaaaaattaacaggtctgtgtgagccagaatcttgctggttggtaggggatcaaatacttatttccagcagtaacatacaaataaattattaaaaaatcatacattgtgatttccggattttttttagattatgtctctctcattggacatgcacctaagatgaaaatttcagacccctccatgatttctaagtgggagaaccgcagggtgttcaaatacttattttcctcactgtattgcttcttcctgtgcacctaaaacaggtgataattagctcatccacctatcTGAAGaggtgaactaattacaatcagctggtttattaggaagatggaacaaatatgtggctggacttttactttctgaagctgggatTTTCCacctgtggttttttttttccccatgtacACTGACAAATCAGCAGattaaaaaaactgttaatttgccatTATTATATATTCGTTGGATTTTACTTAAAGTCTATCAGGAAGAAAAATACTACATATGAACAGGCTGCTTTCAAAAACAGTGATtgtactagtgagggaagccaccaaaataaACATAAAGGAGTAACATGCCTcctcagtggctgtgattggagaaactgcgaGGATCAATGCTAGAGGTGTCCTGTACCTTTTGGCAAAGAAAGCATGGATTTCTTAAGCCTTAAAAAAATTGTGGTCACATCATgatccacaaaatgtgaatagcttgttctgcaaagaggaaatagttatggccccttcacacataacacaaagtttggCGAATGAGGCCAAAATTGACGGAAAAAGCCGAAAAAAAGAGAACATTATAAAAGCAATAAaagcaatcatgttactggtaatgatgtgtaattgatgcctgatgacttgatGGTCTGTGTTGGAATAGAGGAAACACATGGATTTCTTTTtgactgttaaaatatttaattcctgttataaagagcagactatACAAGAATTATTGTCCTTCTGTTCCtttatgttcatgaaccatggccatggaaGTAAGCAAGgcattaatgaactgacatgtaaAAATCATCAACTGATGcactcatatcatgaacacagcTGGCTCCACGCATCCAGCTGTCACTGCCCAATCGGTGCGCGGCGCGTTGAAGGACagtgtcatgtggactataacccgcgtggtggatgtgacatttggTTCACCAGCTGaccgttcacatgatcagacagatattttcacatgggcagcctggctgatggtgtctgcagtgcGCACTGAGGCGCAGCTGAACGCgttccaaaggtgatatgtgaTATGTATTTTTTACCGTGTCATGAGAGCATACCTACTACACATGTGCATTGCGgtagcatgatgaagtggagcagaggaggatttcttaaaaagaagacctgaaagttcacctacaatttgccagaaggtacatctgagatgcaagcctagatgtgatgttttagtgaaagaagaccctcctctataccacttcatcatgaagctttataactggagatacaaaatgcagagtttgcacaatgcacaatttcttcaatcacagccacagaagcctgtaacttcttctgggttgtctgggtgtcttggtggctttcctcactcttctccttcttgcacagtcactcagttcaagttcaagacatattcattgacttggaaatgttcatgtatccatcccctgacttgtctgaagaaaactggcaatgaaactgattatttacaggtattataccaaaggggctgattacttatgcaacccatcatcttggcttttatatttttaatgaatttatatcaagttgtagagatttgttttcagtttgagtctaaggaagataattttagaaaattttatattgagaagcctgatttcctttttgtgtttgaaacaccataaaaaaaattaaaatgcatgaaataccaaggggctgaatacttttgcaagccactgtatgtgcgAAGGGGCCATTATTAAAAGTCATGAACAGAGCGGAGAAGATGGATTTTGGCCAGAGTGTGGGGCGGCATATGAGAAACTGGAGCGTCAAGCCTGAAACGCTTCTCACTTCACGTTCACATTTCGGATTGTACTAGTCCCGCTCACACCACGCATCTTCCTGTAATTTTCAGatggctttgtttttattttgttggtaTGTCTTAAAAAAATTCTGCTTGAATGTAaatttggctgctcagttattttgatgccagacTACAATTTaagcaaaaattaaaatgaatttttACCAGACTCAGTTAGGTTGTAGCCGCTTCTGCAAGTGCAGCACTGGAcgctgcacaattttttttttttttgccctgttTTGGAGCGAGTGGTGGGTAATTTCATTGGAGCAAGAACAAAATTGACTACAGCAGGTAACGATCATGAGTACAGTGTGTGTGACGGGTGAGCGGGGGAGGAGGGGCGTACAGCTCTGTGAGCGGAGTCATGCGATTGTTCTGGCATAAGTAGATGCTTCAATAAAGCTGTGAATGGTGATTCAGTGCGGAGAGTTGTTCCAGTCAATATTTGATTTTAACTCCAATATGCTGTGACAGACAGCTAAATTACTGAATGTTTTCCTATCTATGTGAATCGAGCAGTTTTCCTGTTATATGTGAGATCATTTATTTAGTCTAAGTGTCCACTGTGCTGTCTAACCTGCCTGTGTTTTTGCAGCATGGTTTATCATGGGTTGTAGTGGAGCTTTCGCTTTCATTGTTATCCAGCTGGTGCTGCTGGTGGACTTTGCTCACTCCTGGAATGAGTCCTGGGTGGACAGGATGGAAACCGGCAACTTCAGGTGCTGGTATGCAGGTTAGTTGCGACAGTACTTGGTAAAGTGAGGCCCATGTATATTTGGACTTTTGACCGTTTTTATTTTAGCTTTCTCTCACAGCACATTAGAGTTGAAAACGTGTAAGAAATATCAGCTCATAGTGCAATAATTTGAGTGTGACTGCATCCAAGTCAGTTGAACAATTATGGAAATTCATTATGTAAGCTAAGAACAGGATGCACAATGGTGTTTTTTTGCACAATATTGTCAAAATATATTCATGCTCAAGAGCACGGGACACCAGAGTTAACCTATGTCATAACTATGTTATTCTGTGAAAATTTTCATGTCGACATTATATTAACTGATGTCATATAAACACAATTAAAACTAAGCTTCGATCTGGCTGAGTCCGCTCCCTCCTGACAGAGGGCCAATGATTTACAACAGCGTTATAGTCCACACAGTGTTATCCCACATGCATAACTTGTGCTTTCTGAGTATGGATGGGAGCAGCATGATCCCATCAAATGTTCAGTGCTACAAGTGAGGTCCTGCAAATGATTTGCAGTGAATGTACAGCTGATCCACCAAATGCAACAAGCAGGTATAGCTGTTACCAGGCTTAGTTAGGTTGTAGCCCCTTCTGCAAGTGCAGCACTGGACGCTGCAGAAATATGTAGACAAAACAAAGATCTGAAGAAGTTCCAGAAACTGATGTCATAACTGAGTAGAATGCTTTTGTCTGTTGAGTCCAAGACATACAACTGTGTGTTTGATGTAATAAAATGCTATGTTTGCAATAACAATTCTATTTTCTGTTAATTAAGGGACAGAAATTATACATTTTATCAAACAACTGTGAAAAGTAGAAGTTGACTCTGAGACTCTGCCTGTGTGGCTTTGTAATTCACCTTTCTATTACCTCGATTTGGGAGCCGCCTTGTTTATGTTAATTCTGTTATCTTTGGAACAATACCAAAACCAGTGTCAAGTGTGGGAATGTGCTGATGCTGTGTttcactgcatccacaacaccacagattcACCACATGTCCTGGATGGCAGCTACAGTGTAATACAGTTGTTTGGAATTGGGGCACAGCGTACCCCCTCGAGAGGAGCCAAGTAAAAAGAAATTTTCAGAACAGATCCACTGATTCTAGTGAGAGATAAACATACTGATATGAATTATTATGATTTAGTTTCTATGTCAGTGTAGATAGATATTACATTTATAATTTCTGTCTTTTCTTTTTAGCTTTACTGATGGTGACAGTCCTGAACTACAGCTTGTCACTAATTGCTGTTGCGCTGCTCTTCGTCTTCTACACTAAGCCTGATGGATGCTTCATCAACAAGTTCTTCATCAGTTTCAACATGCTGTGGTGCATCGTAGCCTCTGTGATATCCGTACAAAGTAAAGTTCAGGTACATGACTTACAGTCTTATTACAGTTTTGTCTCACTGGAAAGAGCATTAATCAGTAATTTGGTCATGTTTATATTGGGGAAAATGCTTTTTGATATCATGGAGTAGAAATAATATATCATGATACATGACAGAAAGATGTAGTGTaaagtttaaaatgttttttctaacGCTTGTGCAGATACGTGCCAGAGCTAAGTCCTATAGAGACCCTGAGGCCTATTGATACCATAACCTGTCCCGGAatcaggggcagatccaggattttatAGGGGTAGGGGtggatttgtgaatgtgtgtcagCTGCACTTCCCTATGGGAGTCTggggcatccccccccccccgcacacacacacacacacacacaaaatttggtgccatttcctgcattttggtgaTTATTTCACTACAAAATGCAATCACAGAGAGAAGATACTttatagtctgttttttactcATTTGAACTTGCattgtacaatcttgaatgtgataTGTGGCGTTATGATGACAAGGAACAGAAAACATTGGAACTGTCTTTGGCTTAAAATGTGACCAACCTTGTTATAccttgctgaatcatggtctggtacAAATTTATCTAGCTGAGTCTCTTGTTGCTGAATAGAGcgttcagaaacagcattcatGAGCTTTTTTTGGTCCATGAATGGGGGGGAGCTGTGCTCCCCAGGCTCCCCtttcccggtgtcgcagactgaacggtccacccctaaaaattttgtccgccctgcctccactgcgcatgcatcatttcagagctcagcacctTGTCTAAGACagaatctcttcacccaaagcgatcaaatggattaatatgattacttaaccatcagatgacaaggtaaaacctcctaaatcattctaaagtcagttttaagcagaaaagaggcgaagctcggtgatgctttgaaatgaacgCTAGCAGCTCCTGTAGCCATGGCGCTCTGATCgcatcctctgtcttttatgatgaaataatgctgaatttatgtggaaatgattgttgtacaaaagcttgagatatctgtcactgagacagatgatgactggagtgcattatttgtttttatatctttaaatggcctcgccccgccctacctctctgagctactTCACCCCTATACCCCTGCACATTgcctccggtcagctgatcagctgcacCTTGAGGTACAGCGGTCCAAGCAAACGCTCAGAGGGGATCGATCATTTTCTGTTGCAGCTCCAAAAATTTGGTATGACTTACCTTTGCACATTAGACAGGCCACTTCACTGTCTGTtattcactggcttttaacactataTGAGACTTCGctctgtttgttgtttttgcttgtttattgctgtttttattgttgttgggttgttttgttgttttcatgACCTTTATGTACAGCACTATTTCAGTTTTTGCTTTtcgaaagtgctttataaataaagttaagtTGGACGTCCCAGTGAAGAGCAGTGATTTTTAACTGTTTCTGCAGCTCCACTCACCGTGACACATTGTTAGACGGGGTGCTGTTGGAGCAATAAATCAAGGGTGATTACAGTTTAGTGGATATAATCATATATTTTTGTATTGCGTGTTTGCAGGAATACCAGCCTCGGTCAGGTATTCTACAGTCCTCTGTCATTACCCTCTACACCATGTTTCTGACCTGGTCTGCCATGACCAATGAGCCAGGTGAGAGTACTTCTTACACCACTGTAAACGCTACCGTGTACTGATTTCTCCATGAAAAAGTTTGATTTGGAACACTCTGAAGAAAGCTATTCAAGCTAACATCACAGTTTATATGCACTGTGCCCTCTGAGTTTTCCTGTTGTCAGTGTACATGTATGATCAAGTCAGGAACGTTTCTGGAAGGAAGATGTCATATTTTCTGTTGGAACTTTGTTTTTCTCTTCTTAGACCAAACATGCAACCCCAGTCTGCTGAATATCTTTCATCAGATTGCTGCTCCCACACTGGTGCCTctgcagacagagaaccagacagCCGTGGTGATCCTCCGCACAGAGGAGCCCATCCTAACATCACCTTACCTGCAGTGGTGGGACGCTCAGAGCATTGTGGGGCTGGCAGTGTTTGTCCTGTGCATCCTCTATTCGAGGTGGCCTTACTCTTTCTTCAGGAACATAGCTAACTCTTCCACAGAGAATATGCCCCCTGATTATCCCATGTGGTCCAAT
It encodes:
- the si:ch73-267c23.10 gene encoding serine incorporator 3, yielding MGTVLGVFSLASWVPCLCSGATCLMCSCCPNSRNSTVTRIIYAFMLLLGTVVACIMLSPGVDQQLKRIPGFCEDGARSSISDLKVDFNCEMIVGYKAVYRVCFGMSVWFLIFSILMINIKNSRDPRAAIHNGFWFFKIGILVAVTAGAFYIPDGPFNYAWFIMGCSGAFAFIVIQLVLLVDFAHSWNESWVDRMETGNFRCWYAALLMVTVLNYSLSLIAVALLFVFYTKPDGCFINKFFISFNMLWCIVASVISVQSKVQEYQPRSGILQSSVITLYTMFLTWSAMTNEPDQTCNPSLLNIFHQIAAPTLVPLQTENQTAVVILRTEEPILTSPYLQWWDAQSIVGLAVFVLCILYSSIRSSSTSQVNKLTMASKDSVILTESGSTMELSEEVTGPRRVEDNERDMVQYSYSFFHFMLFLASLYIMMTLTNWYSPDTDYTVTSKWPAVWVKITSSWVCLALYIWTLVAPMILTNRDFS